One segment of Bacteroidota bacterium DNA contains the following:
- a CDS encoding M15 family metallopeptidase, which yields MKKLIKTIFLFLLLSTTATSQVNEYGLYVISDIDIYNEKVAKNDSLELVDIKKVIPNIRLDIRYATANNFTGEVIYKSPKAYMRKYIAQKLAEVEKALNGNGLGLKVFDAYRPYAATVKFYEVYEDKTFVASPKTGSVHNRGAAIDLTIIDLKTGEDLQMPTPFDDFTKKASHKYNDLPKEALASRLLLKTIMEKYGFISYVDEWWHYSFYNWKDYDLMDLSIEEL from the coding sequence ATGAAAAAACTAATCAAAACTATATTTCTGTTTCTGCTACTAAGCACAACAGCTACTTCTCAGGTAAACGAATACGGATTATACGTAATCTCGGATATTGACATTTACAATGAAAAAGTTGCAAAAAACGATTCATTGGAGCTGGTTGATATCAAAAAGGTTATTCCAAATATAAGGCTCGATATCCGCTATGCAACTGCAAACAATTTTACTGGAGAAGTTATATACAAATCGCCGAAGGCATACATGCGAAAGTATATAGCACAAAAGCTTGCTGAAGTAGAGAAAGCACTAAACGGAAACGGACTGGGGTTAAAAGTTTTTGATGCTTACCGTCCTTATGCTGCTACGGTGAAATTTTACGAGGTGTACGAAGACAAAACTTTTGTAGCATCGCCAAAAACAGGTTCGGTGCACAATCGGGGAGCTGCAATTGACCTTACGATAATTGACCTAAAAACCGGAGAAGACCTGCAAATGCCAACTCCATTCGACGATTTTACTAAAAAGGCATCGCACAAGTACAACGATTTACCTAAAGAAGCACTTGCAAGCCGATTACTGCTTAAAACAATTATGGAAAAATATGGTTTTATTAGCTATGTTGACGAATGGTGGCATTACAGTTTTTATAACTGGAAAGATTATGATTTGATGGATTTGAGTATTGAAGAGTTGTAG
- a CDS encoding FAD-linked oxidase C-terminal domain-containing protein, translating into MHSELVELGKNLKGDILLDEIQKVVYSTDASAYREKPIGITRPKDKEDIKIIIDFANKHNINLIPRAAGTSLAGQVVGNGLVVDISKYMTKIIEINPEEKYAIVEPGVVRDELNLALKEHGLFFTPETSTANRCNIGGMLGNNSLGANSLMYGDTRMHTIETDVILSDGSEVTFGDITKVEFESKMKGDSFESKLYRDVYEMLSNKENVEEIEREFPDKDIKRRNTGYAIDLLLNNEVFGDSDKAFNFNQLLAGSEGTLAFTTKIKVNLVELPPKHTGLVCVHMDSVADAAKGNIVALKHKPNAIELIDSVIIELTKKNKTQVKNRFFIEGEPGALLIVEFSRESEEELHKCAKEVEASLREAGFGYHFPLVTGDDVNKVWDLRKAGLGILGNMKGDPKPAPVVEDVAVKPEDLPAYLEGVEDILKNRGLEVVYYAHISTGELHIRPVLNLKEESGRDMFRTVAKDFAELAKSFNASLSGEHGDGRLRGEFIPLMVGDKNYQLFKDVKNSWDAKGIFNRNKIVDTPPMNTFLRYDENYVTHEDEEIKTVFDFSGTDGFQRAAEKCNGSGDCRKSHEIGGTMCPSYQASKNESQTTRARANVLRTYMSSTPKGKDALNHKEIYEVMDLCLSCKACKSECPSNVDITRLKAEFMQHYYDANGIPFRTKMIAYNPALNKLMSSTFVAPIANFMLKLPVIGKAMVSSIGFHPNRRVPDVHTATVSKYHNKLTENAGEKGKVYLFNDEFTNYNDPDVGIHAIRLLNKLGYEVVIPKHKDSARTFLSKGMIREAKKYAIENVKALKDIVNEETPLIGLEPSAILGFRDEYPDLVGKELHADAKKLGENALLFEEWFMREVEKGNITKEQFTEAENMTRLHGHCHQKAIASTQNTLEMLNFPANYSAEEIQSGCCGMAGSFGYEKEHYDLSMKIGEMVLFPEVRKTAKDVQIAAPGTSCRHQIYDGTGVSAKHPLAIMFEALA; encoded by the coding sequence ATGCATTCAGAGTTAGTAGAGTTAGGCAAAAATCTAAAAGGAGATATCCTTTTAGATGAAATCCAAAAGGTAGTTTATTCAACAGACGCATCGGCGTATCGCGAAAAGCCTATTGGAATAACTCGTCCAAAAGATAAAGAAGACATCAAAATCATTATCGATTTTGCTAACAAACATAATATAAATCTTATTCCACGTGCTGCCGGTACTTCATTGGCAGGACAGGTTGTAGGTAATGGTTTGGTTGTAGATATTTCGAAGTATATGACTAAGATTATCGAAATCAACCCTGAAGAAAAGTATGCTATTGTTGAACCGGGTGTTGTTCGTGACGAACTTAATCTTGCTTTAAAAGAGCACGGATTGTTTTTTACTCCGGAAACGTCAACTGCCAATCGTTGTAACATCGGGGGAATGTTGGGTAACAATTCTTTGGGTGCAAACTCATTGATGTACGGCGATACACGTATGCATACAATAGAAACTGATGTGATATTGAGCGATGGTAGCGAAGTTACCTTTGGAGATATTACTAAAGTTGAATTTGAATCAAAAATGAAAGGCGATTCTTTTGAAAGTAAATTGTACAGGGATGTATACGAAATGCTTTCGAACAAAGAAAACGTTGAGGAAATTGAAAGAGAATTCCCTGATAAAGATATAAAACGAAGAAATACTGGTTATGCAATAGATCTGTTATTGAATAACGAGGTTTTCGGTGATTCTGATAAAGCATTCAACTTTAACCAGCTTTTGGCGGGTAGTGAAGGAACTTTAGCATTTACTACAAAGATTAAAGTTAACCTTGTAGAACTTCCTCCAAAACACACAGGATTGGTTTGCGTACATATGGATAGTGTTGCTGATGCAGCCAAAGGAAATATTGTTGCTTTAAAACACAAGCCAAATGCTATTGAGCTTATCGACAGTGTTATTATAGAGCTTACAAAGAAAAATAAAACTCAGGTAAAAAACCGTTTCTTCATCGAAGGTGAGCCCGGAGCTTTATTGATTGTTGAATTCTCAAGAGAGTCTGAAGAAGAACTTCATAAATGTGCTAAAGAGGTTGAAGCTTCTTTACGCGAAGCAGGCTTCGGATACCATTTTCCGCTTGTTACAGGTGATGATGTTAATAAAGTATGGGATTTGCGTAAAGCAGGTCTTGGTATTTTAGGAAACATGAAAGGTGATCCTAAACCCGCTCCTGTAGTGGAAGACGTTGCCGTAAAACCGGAAGACCTTCCTGCATATTTAGAAGGAGTTGAAGATATATTAAAAAACAGAGGCCTTGAAGTAGTTTACTATGCTCATATTTCTACCGGAGAATTACACATACGACCTGTACTGAATCTTAAGGAAGAGTCAGGGCGTGATATGTTCCGCACAGTAGCCAAAGATTTTGCAGAGCTTGCAAAAAGCTTCAATGCATCGTTGAGTGGTGAGCATGGTGACGGTCGTTTGCGTGGAGAGTTTATCCCTCTAATGGTTGGTGATAAAAACTACCAGCTTTTTAAAGATGTTAAGAATTCATGGGATGCAAAAGGGATTTTCAACAGAAATAAAATAGTTGATACTCCTCCAATGAACACTTTCCTTCGTTACGACGAAAACTATGTTACACACGAAGACGAAGAAATAAAAACAGTATTCGATTTCTCAGGTACCGATGGTTTCCAACGTGCCGCAGAGAAGTGTAACGGATCGGGCGATTGTAGAAAGTCTCACGAAATAGGGGGGACTATGTGTCCTTCGTATCAGGCTTCGAAAAACGAAAGCCAGACTACCAGAGCTCGTGCCAATGTATTGCGTACTTACATGTCGAGTACTCCAAAAGGAAAAGATGCTCTTAACCACAAAGAAATTTACGAAGTAATGGACTTGTGTTTGAGCTGTAAAGCCTGTAAGAGTGAGTGCCCTTCGAATGTAGATATTACAAGACTTAAGGCTGAGTTTATGCAACATTACTACGATGCAAACGGAATTCCATTCCGTACTAAGATGATTGCATACAACCCCGCATTAAACAAATTGATGAGTAGTACTTTCGTCGCTCCAATTGCTAACTTCATGCTTAAGTTACCCGTAATCGGTAAAGCGATGGTTTCTTCTATTGGTTTCCATCCAAACCGAAGAGTACCGGATGTACATACTGCAACTGTTTCTAAATACCACAATAAACTTACTGAAAACGCAGGTGAAAAAGGTAAAGTTTACCTGTTTAACGACGAGTTTACAAACTACAACGATCCTGATGTTGGTATTCATGCTATACGTTTGTTGAACAAACTTGGTTACGAAGTTGTAATTCCAAAACATAAAGATTCGGCTCGTACTTTCTTAAGTAAAGGTATGATTCGTGAGGCAAAGAAATACGCTATCGAAAATGTAAAGGCTCTTAAAGATATAGTTAACGAGGAAACTCCACTTATCGGTCTTGAGCCATCGGCAATCTTAGGATTCCGCGACGAATACCCTGATCTTGTTGGTAAAGAATTGCATGCCGATGCTAAAAAACTTGGTGAAAATGCCTTGCTTTTCGAAGAGTGGTTTATGCGCGAAGTTGAAAAAGGAAATATAACAAAAGAGCAGTTTACTGAGGCTGAAAATATGACTCGTCTTCACGGGCACTGTCACCAAAAAGCTATTGCATCAACACAAAACACATTGGAGATGTTGAACTTCCCGGCAAATTATTCGGCAGAGGAAATTCAAAGTGGATGTTGTGGTATGGCAGGTTCATTCGGATATGAGAAAGAGCACTACGATTTGTCGATGAAAATCGGTGAAATGGTATTGTTCCCTGAGGTACGTAAAACAGCAAAGGATGTGCAAATAGCAGCACCCGGTACAAGTTGTCGTCATCAGATTTACGACGGTACGGGAGTAAGTGCAAAGCACCCGCTTGCTATTATGTTTGAGGCATTGGCGTAG
- a CDS encoding OmpA family protein: MIRILQFVLLPLLLLSFTINAQDVSQDDEPEPISPLSKSNFNSWAISFGVGNIITSGDLKTYGASKSSFDLGYHLYVAKMFNASLGLEFQGIMGTSNTYPDKFKENILELNGESSTPFITGNMNLVINLSNLIFSGNNYQRKWNFAVYPGFGITYHKAYFTSYEDPIYNVDWANNGEKTDTYTRVFSIPLGMSLKYRLSKNFDLELRETFTHYNDDNFDGQVYGTSQFDWSYYTSLSLVWKIGKKERALDWTDPLDENLSRIDVLESKVDGISTDTDNDGVADMFDVDNETPEGIMVAGNGRALDADRDGIPDYKDIEPFTAVGVDTDQYGKEIDSDNDGVGNSRDIEPDSEEGAFVNWQGKTIRGGSLVEALIPSVYFKLNSSSVDYRMHKDLVVIAKLLFADPELNLDVVGYTDQSGPDEYNRKLGIRRAEAVVKHLVDVYGVDKSKFEVKSLGEDRPLTKKDTYYSINRRVDFKVKR, encoded by the coding sequence ATGATAAGAATATTGCAATTTGTCTTATTACCCCTTTTATTGCTCTCATTTACAATCAACGCTCAGGATGTTTCTCAAGACGACGAACCGGAGCCGATCTCACCACTTAGTAAATCAAATTTTAATTCATGGGCTATAAGCTTTGGAGTTGGGAATATTATTACCTCCGGCGACTTAAAAACCTATGGAGCGAGTAAGAGCTCTTTCGATTTGGGGTATCACCTGTATGTTGCCAAAATGTTTAATGCTTCCTTAGGCTTAGAATTTCAGGGGATTATGGGGACGTCAAATACTTATCCTGATAAGTTCAAGGAAAATATTTTGGAGTTAAACGGAGAGTCGAGTACACCGTTTATTACCGGAAATATGAATTTGGTTATTAATTTAAGTAACCTGATCTTCTCAGGGAATAACTATCAGAGAAAATGGAATTTTGCTGTTTACCCCGGTTTTGGAATTACTTATCATAAGGCTTATTTTACAAGTTACGAAGACCCTATATACAATGTGGATTGGGCTAACAACGGAGAGAAAACCGATACTTATACAAGAGTTTTTTCAATACCACTTGGGATGAGTCTCAAATATAGGCTATCAAAGAATTTTGACCTGGAACTTAGAGAGACTTTTACTCATTATAACGATGATAATTTTGACGGGCAGGTGTATGGAACTTCCCAGTTTGATTGGAGTTATTATACTTCTCTTTCCTTAGTATGGAAAATAGGAAAAAAAGAACGGGCACTTGACTGGACAGATCCTTTGGATGAAAATTTATCCCGGATAGATGTTTTAGAATCTAAAGTAGATGGAATATCAACTGATACCGATAATGATGGTGTTGCCGATATGTTTGATGTAGATAATGAAACCCCTGAAGGAATAATGGTTGCAGGAAATGGGCGTGCCTTAGATGCAGATAGAGATGGTATTCCTGATTATAAAGATATAGAACCTTTTACGGCGGTAGGAGTAGATACCGATCAGTATGGGAAAGAGATAGATTCAGATAACGACGGTGTAGGAAATAGTAGAGATATTGAGCCGGACTCTGAGGAAGGTGCTTTTGTAAACTGGCAGGGGAAAACAATCAGAGGGGGTAGTCTGGTAGAAGCATTGATCCCTTCTGTTTATTTTAAACTGAACTCCTCTTCGGTTGATTATAGAATGCACAAGGATCTGGTAGTGATCGCTAAGCTATTATTTGCGGATCCTGAATTGAATCTTGATGTAGTTGGATATACTGATCAGAGTGGCCCTGACGAATATAACAGAAAGCTTGGTATTAGGAGAGCTGAGGCAGTTGTTAAACACCTTGTAGATGTTTATGGAGTAGATAAATCCAAATTTGAAGTGAAAAGTCTTGGGGAGGATCGACCGCTGACAAAGAAAGATACCTATTATTCAATAAACAGAAGAGTTGATTTTAAGGTAAAAAGATAA
- a CDS encoding deoxynucleoside kinase, with translation MQNNFIAIEGNIGSGKTSLSTMISNEFGAKLIIEQFADNPFLPKFYKDPKKYAFPLEMSFLAERYQQLNDETSQPDLFSPFIVSDYYMFKSLIFAEINLEPEEYELYRRLFFMMYKNLAKPDLFVYLHQDTDRLLKNIKKRGRSYEQDIQVDYLEDIHKGYIEFIRKQLDLKILVVDVSNIDFVENKKDYERIKDLILEKTHVDNYSFVCL, from the coding sequence ATGCAGAATAACTTTATTGCGATAGAAGGGAACATTGGTTCAGGGAAAACATCTTTAAGTACGATGATCTCTAATGAATTTGGGGCAAAACTCATTATTGAGCAATTTGCTGACAACCCCTTTCTACCAAAATTTTATAAGGATCCAAAAAAATATGCCTTTCCATTGGAGATGTCTTTTTTGGCAGAACGTTATCAGCAGTTGAATGATGAAACTTCTCAACCGGATCTTTTTTCTCCTTTTATCGTTTCGGATTATTATATGTTTAAATCTCTCATATTTGCTGAGATTAATCTCGAGCCCGAGGAATATGAACTGTATCGCCGATTGTTTTTTATGATGTATAAAAATCTGGCAAAGCCGGATCTGTTTGTTTACCTGCATCAGGATACTGACAGGTTATTGAAAAATATTAAAAAACGGGGTAGAAGTTATGAGCAGGATATTCAGGTAGATTATTTGGAGGATATACATAAAGGCTATATTGAGTTTATTAGAAAACAACTTGATTTAAAAATTCTGGTAGTAGACGTCAGTAATATTGATTTTGTTGAAAATAAGAAAGATTATGAGAGAATTAAAGATTTAATTCTTGAAAAAACACATGTTGATAACTATTCTTTTGTTTGTTTGTAA
- the folK gene encoding 2-amino-4-hydroxy-6-hydroxymethyldihydropteridine diphosphokinase — protein MERNVYIILGSNLGDKRGFIEKASKRIDHEIGSIVKFSAFYQTSPWGFDTSAGSLTDSVGEFLNRVICVKSEMEANTIMRTLLEIETELGRNRHGDGEGYLSRTIDLDILLIDDLVINNDLLIVPHPRMTMRNFVLYPLAEIAGNIIHPTERKSINELLKDCKDQESVIKVL, from the coding sequence TTGGAAAGAAATGTTTACATAATATTAGGGTCTAATCTGGGAGACAAAAGAGGGTTTATTGAAAAGGCTTCAAAGAGAATTGATCATGAAATTGGTTCTATAGTAAAATTTTCAGCCTTTTATCAGACATCTCCATGGGGATTCGACACTTCGGCGGGTTCATTGACCGATTCGGTTGGTGAATTTCTCAATAGGGTTATTTGTGTAAAATCCGAAATGGAGGCAAATACTATAATGAGAACTCTTTTGGAAATAGAAACTGAACTTGGTAGAAACAGACATGGAGATGGTGAAGGTTATTTGTCGCGAACTATAGATCTTGATATTTTACTGATAGATGATTTAGTCATAAATAATGACCTGCTTATTGTTCCACATCCACGAATGACAATGCGTAATTTTGTTCTGTATCCTTTGGCTGAAATTGCTGGGAATATAATTCATCCCACAGAAAGGAAAAGTATTAATGAATTGCTTAAAGATTGTAAAGATCAGGAAAGTGTGATAAAAGTACTCTAA
- a CDS encoding rhodanese-like domain-containing protein produces MKTKPEIIRPFIQKADHMSPAEILEYIEQNEDVVIIDLRPFEKYMAGHIKGAINMDRGAVETDATLKWPNSETKFVLYCVKSGISSMTQLTLKEYGYNNVIDIEGGIVNFASQGFPLYNAVGQVKFTEMEGVKIA; encoded by the coding sequence ATGAAAACAAAACCGGAGATAATAAGACCATTTATTCAAAAGGCAGATCACATGAGCCCTGCTGAAATTTTGGAATATATTGAGCAGAATGAAGATGTGGTGATTATTGATTTAAGACCTTTTGAAAAATACATGGCAGGACATATTAAAGGTGCTATAAACATGGATAGAGGAGCAGTAGAAACCGATGCAACTTTGAAATGGCCAAATTCTGAAACTAAATTTGTTCTTTACTGTGTTAAGAGTGGTATTAGTTCGATGACACAGCTTACTCTAAAGGAATATGGATATAATAATGTTATCGATATTGAAGGAGGAATAGTTAATTTTGCATCCCAGGGATTCCCTTTATACAATGCAGTTGGGCAGGTGAAATTTACAGAGATGGAAGGTGTGAAAATAGCATAG
- a CDS encoding glycosyl hydrolase yields MQTFLRIKLIGLFIIITLLPSAQTIGQDKNKENNYPIKSELINGLKFRSIGPAFTSGRIADFAVNTKNPSEFYIGVASGNIWKTTNNGTTFEPVFDKYGAYSIGCLAIDNNNPNVVWAGTGENNHQRALGYGDGIYLTLDGGKTWKNMGLKESRQIGMILIDPRNSNTVYVAAEGSVWGPGGDRGLYKTTDRGKTWKKVLEISENTGINNIICDPRNPDILYATAEQRRRHVHTKIGGGPESAIYKSEDAGVNWRKLDSGLPKEHMGGIGIAISPQNPDVVYAIIEAANKSGGFFRSADRGESWTKMSSHHASGQYYNEIYCDPVEFDKIYSVETFSHFTEDGGKTWEKLSTKDRHVDDHALWINPKDNKHFMIGGDGGVYITYDAGNNWRQISNLPVTQFYRVSVDNEWPFYNVYGGTQDNATLGGPSRNISSFGVTSGEWYVTVFGDGFWSASDPNDPNIVYSEWQYGNVVRYDKKSGEKIMIKPQPRKEELTYRWNWNAPLIISPHSSSRLYIAANKLFRSNDRGNTWDVISDDLTAQIDRNTWPVMGKYWSSDAVVKDVSSSQYGTIVSLDESPVKEDLIYVGTDDGLIQITENSGVNWRKVSSFRGIPENTYVSDLLADRFDENTVYATFDNSKRDDFKPYILKSTNQGKSWKAISKGLPENGTVHTISQDHINKNLLFAGTEFGIFFTIDGGDNWVQLKSGVPTIAIRDIAIQERESDLVLASFGRGFYILDDYSPLRKLSEKTFSTSGQLYPVRDAYVYIPTDKIYGQGATYFGAENPEYGATFTYFMKEVPKTQKQIRSEKEKKLFENGDPIPQLTFREQELEKQEIPPYLLVSINDMDGSTIRTFTKKASKGLNRITWDLKHNKINAIQSGEKFDPYKKESGSIYVLPGTYSVEVALVHNNKTIAIGESQNFEVKSLNNTTLPADNNDERLAFLKDVNDLSKNMVGAIAITETMMKELRSIKQTVLTMPGTHENFIPKLNDLEKELDEILFAFKGAKAKASWEEIPPAQMPLYNRLNSIIWSQINSTSAITQTSKTSLEILKEDYPPVLSKIQLISTKTLPEIRKTLDNMNAPYTPGRIPKWE; encoded by the coding sequence ATGCAAACCTTTTTACGAATAAAGCTGATTGGTTTATTTATAATTATCACGCTTTTACCAAGCGCACAAACCATTGGTCAGGATAAAAATAAAGAAAACAACTACCCTATTAAAAGTGAGTTGATAAACGGACTAAAGTTCCGTAGCATTGGGCCGGCATTTACTTCCGGCAGAATTGCAGACTTTGCAGTAAACACTAAAAATCCTTCAGAGTTTTATATTGGAGTTGCCAGTGGCAATATATGGAAAACTACCAATAACGGAACCACATTCGAACCAGTCTTCGACAAATACGGAGCCTATAGTATAGGCTGTTTGGCTATTGACAATAACAACCCCAACGTTGTTTGGGCGGGAACGGGCGAGAACAATCATCAACGAGCCCTTGGTTATGGAGATGGTATATACCTGACTCTAGATGGTGGAAAAACCTGGAAAAATATGGGTTTGAAAGAATCACGACAAATAGGAATGATTCTTATCGATCCCCGCAATTCAAATACAGTTTATGTTGCCGCTGAAGGTTCTGTTTGGGGGCCGGGAGGAGACAGAGGGCTGTACAAAACAACCGACCGGGGGAAAACCTGGAAAAAAGTACTTGAAATAAGCGAAAACACCGGTATCAATAACATTATTTGCGATCCGAGAAATCCGGATATTCTTTATGCAACAGCCGAGCAGCGACGCAGGCATGTGCACACAAAAATTGGAGGAGGACCGGAATCTGCAATCTATAAATCGGAAGATGCAGGAGTAAATTGGCGTAAATTAGATAGTGGATTACCAAAAGAACATATGGGAGGTATAGGAATTGCCATTTCTCCACAGAATCCCGACGTTGTTTATGCCATAATTGAGGCAGCAAATAAATCAGGAGGTTTTTTCAGATCGGCCGATCGTGGAGAATCGTGGACTAAAATGAGTTCACATCATGCGAGTGGCCAATACTATAACGAAATATATTGCGACCCTGTTGAGTTTGACAAAATTTATTCCGTTGAAACTTTTTCACATTTTACCGAAGATGGAGGGAAAACATGGGAAAAATTAAGCACAAAAGACAGACATGTTGACGACCATGCTCTTTGGATAAATCCTAAAGACAATAAACACTTTATGATAGGTGGTGACGGAGGGGTTTACATTACTTACGATGCCGGCAACAACTGGCGTCAGATATCAAATTTGCCTGTAACACAGTTTTACCGTGTTTCGGTTGATAACGAATGGCCTTTTTACAATGTCTATGGAGGAACACAGGATAATGCTACACTGGGCGGACCGTCTCGTAACATAAGTAGCTTTGGAGTAACCTCAGGCGAATGGTATGTTACTGTTTTTGGTGATGGATTTTGGTCAGCCAGTGATCCAAATGATCCAAATATTGTTTATTCTGAATGGCAATACGGAAATGTAGTTCGTTACGATAAAAAGAGTGGTGAAAAAATTATGATAAAACCACAACCGAGAAAAGAAGAATTAACATACAGATGGAACTGGAATGCTCCTTTAATTATCAGTCCTCATTCATCAAGCAGACTTTATATTGCAGCAAATAAACTTTTCAGGAGCAATGACCGAGGAAATACATGGGATGTGATCTCTGATGATTTAACTGCACAAATTGACAGGAATACCTGGCCCGTAATGGGGAAATACTGGAGCTCGGATGCTGTTGTAAAAGATGTTTCCTCCTCGCAATACGGAACTATCGTGTCCTTAGATGAATCGCCTGTGAAAGAGGACTTAATTTATGTAGGTACAGATGACGGATTGATTCAGATTACTGAAAATTCCGGAGTAAATTGGCGTAAAGTAAGTTCATTCCGCGGTATTCCTGAAAACACTTACGTTAGTGACCTGCTTGCAGACCGTTTCGACGAAAATACTGTATATGCCACATTCGATAATAGCAAACGAGACGATTTTAAACCATATATTTTAAAAAGTACAAACCAAGGAAAAAGCTGGAAAGCTATATCAAAAGGACTTCCTGAAAACGGTACAGTACATACAATTTCACAGGATCATATAAATAAAAATCTGCTTTTCGCAGGTACCGAATTTGGAATCTTCTTCACTATCGACGGAGGAGACAACTGGGTGCAATTAAAATCAGGGGTTCCAACTATTGCAATACGCGATATTGCTATTCAGGAACGTGAATCAGATTTGGTACTGGCTTCATTTGGACGTGGTTTTTATATTTTAGATGACTATTCTCCCTTACGTAAATTAAGCGAAAAAACTTTTAGTACATCGGGGCAACTATATCCTGTACGTGATGCTTATGTCTACATCCCAACAGATAAAATTTATGGTCAGGGAGCAACATATTTTGGAGCTGAAAATCCGGAATATGGCGCTACTTTTACATATTTCATGAAAGAAGTACCTAAAACCCAGAAACAAATTAGATCAGAAAAAGAAAAAAAGCTGTTTGAAAATGGAGATCCAATACCTCAACTTACTTTTAGAGAACAGGAATTGGAAAAACAAGAAATACCTCCTTACCTGCTTGTTTCTATTAATGATATGGATGGCTCTACAATACGCACTTTTACAAAAAAAGCATCCAAAGGACTTAACCGTATAACGTGGGATTTAAAACACAACAAAATAAATGCAATACAATCGGGAGAAAAATTTGACCCATATAAAAAGGAATCAGGTAGTATTTACGTACTCCCAGGTACATATAGTGTAGAGGTAGCACTTGTGCATAACAACAAGACTATAGCTATTGGAGAATCTCAAAATTTTGAAGTTAAATCGTTAAACAACACAACGCTTCCGGCAGACAACAATGACGAAAGGCTGGCATTTTTAAAAGATGTTAACGATTTATCCAAAAACATGGTTGGAGCTATAGCTATTACTGAGACTATGATGAAAGAACTCAGATCGATAAAGCAAACGGTGCTGACAATGCCGGGTACACATGAAAATTTTATACCAAAACTCAATGACCTGGAAAAAGAACTGGACGAAATTCTATTTGCATTTAAGGGTGCTAAAGCCAAAGCCAGCTGGGAGGAGATTCCTCCTGCTCAAATGCCTCTTTATAATCGACTTAATTCGATTATCTGGAGCCAGATAAACAGCACTTCGGCAATCACACAAACTTCTAAAACATCTTTAGAAATTTTGAAGGAAGATTATCCACCGGTATTATCTAAGATTCAGTTGATATCAACTAAAACCCTTCCTGAAATACGTAAAACACTAGATAATATGAATGCTCCATATACGCCCGGAAGAATTCCTAAATGGGAATAA